Proteins co-encoded in one Nicotiana sylvestris chromosome 7, ASM39365v2, whole genome shotgun sequence genomic window:
- the LOC138872834 gene encoding uncharacterized protein codes for MGSLAFIPVGKRPLSLDVQDLDNRELQYDDPHLLVLKDSVRHNDARDVTIGDDGKLRMQGRICMPNVDGLQELILEEAHSSRYSIHLGAAKMYRDLRQHYWWRRMKKDIVWCVDRCLNCQQVKYEHQRSGGLLQ; via the exons atgggcagtcttgcatttattcctgttgggAAGAGACCTCTTTCActtgatgttcaggacttggacaatcg agagctccagtatgatgatcctcatttgcttgtcctcaaggatagtgTTCGGCACaacgatgctagagatgtgactattggtgatgatgggaaattgaggatgcagggcaggaTATgcatgcccaatgtagatgggcttcaggagttgattctagaggaggcccatagctcgcggtattccatccatctgggtgccgcgaagatgtaccgggatttgagacagcactactggtggaggagaatgaagaaagatatagtgtgGTGTGTAGAtcggtgtcttaattgtcagcaggtgaaatatgagcatcagagatcaggtggcttgcttcagtag